In Candidatus Eisenbacteria bacterium, the DNA window GGCAGGTCGTGCGATTTACCTTACGAGGCAGGAAGAAGGTCAATACTCAATGGAACCTATTCTGCATGGTGTACAATCTGAAAAAGGTACACCGATATGGAGAAGGGTTTGCATAATCCCGGCGTGTGCGCGTGTATGAGCTCTATGCCGGCGGCGCCCTGAAGATCGGGCGTGCACGGTGATTCGGCCCGCAATACGAAGCAGACGAGGAGAGATGATGACAACCATAAGGCGGGGCAAAGTGGCGGATGCGCCGGAACTGAAGGCCCTGGACACAGTAGTTCCTCGTGATCCGACGAGAGCCGAATGGATCGATCGATGGCTTCGCGAGGACACGGTGCTTGTCGCCGAAGTCGAGGGGCGCATCGTTGGCTACGGCGTCTTCAACCATGCGTTCTTCCACATGAGCCAAGTCGAGATGCTGATGCTCCATCAGGAGTATCGCGGCCGGCGGATTGGAGAACAGCTGCTCGCGGCGCTGGA includes these proteins:
- a CDS encoding GNAT family N-acetyltransferase — protein: MMTTIRRGKVADAPELKALDTVVPRDPTRAEWIDRWLREDTVLVAEVEGRIVGYGVFNHAFFHMSQVEMLMLHQEYRGRRIGEQLLAALEEQADTSKFFVTTNLTNYRMQRLLLRMGYAACGYIDQLDPGDPELVFVKRVK
- a CDS encoding transposase, encoding MRFTLRGRKKVNTQWNLFCMVYNLKKVHRYGEGFA